One segment of Parvularcula sp. IMCC14364 DNA contains the following:
- the gltA gene encoding citrate synthase, which translates to MESKIKPAGNVSMNVSGKDVEFGVYSGTHGPNVVDISKFYKDTGLFTLDPGFTSTASCESQITFIDGDEGILLYRGYPIDQLAENSDFIEVAYLLLDGELPSENQYQQFKHDITYHTMVHEQFKNFLSGFRRDAHPMAIMCGAVGALSAFYHDSTDINDPEQRRIATHRMIAKMPTIAAMAYKYSVGQAFVSPRNDLGYTENFMQMCFQVSAEDYEVNRVLADALDKIFILHMDHEQNASTSTVRLAGSSNANPFACIAAGIACLWGPSHGGANEAALNMLAEIGSVDRIPEYVAKAKDKSDPFRLMGFGHRVYKNYDPRAKVMQQACHEVLDALQIKNEPLLDIALELEKIALEDEYFVEKKLYPNIDFYSGITLRALGFPTDMFTVLFALARTVGWIAQWSEMIEDPNQRIGRPRQIYTGAPQRDFINRNQR; encoded by the coding sequence ATGGAAAGCAAGATCAAGCCTGCCGGTAATGTATCGATGAATGTGAGTGGCAAGGACGTTGAGTTTGGTGTCTATAGCGGCACGCATGGCCCGAATGTCGTTGATATATCCAAGTTCTATAAAGATACCGGTCTGTTCACGCTTGATCCCGGCTTCACTTCAACTGCAAGTTGTGAATCGCAAATCACATTCATTGATGGTGATGAAGGTATCCTCCTTTATCGCGGCTATCCGATTGATCAGCTTGCTGAAAACTCCGACTTTATAGAAGTTGCTTATTTGTTGCTGGATGGCGAGTTGCCAAGTGAAAATCAATATCAGCAATTCAAGCACGACATCACTTACCACACCATGGTGCACGAGCAGTTCAAGAATTTCCTGAGCGGTTTCCGCCGGGATGCGCATCCGATGGCGATCATGTGTGGTGCTGTCGGTGCGCTGTCTGCTTTTTACCACGACTCAACTGACATTAACGATCCTGAGCAGCGCCGGATCGCAACACACAGAATGATCGCCAAAATGCCGACGATCGCGGCGATGGCCTACAAATACAGTGTTGGTCAGGCGTTCGTGTCTCCTCGGAATGACCTTGGATACACAGAGAATTTTATGCAGATGTGTTTTCAGGTCTCTGCGGAAGATTATGAAGTCAATCGAGTGCTGGCAGACGCACTCGACAAGATTTTCATTCTGCATATGGACCACGAGCAGAACGCGTCGACGTCTACGGTTCGCCTGGCTGGTTCGTCCAACGCCAATCCGTTCGCCTGCATTGCAGCTGGTATCGCCTGTCTTTGGGGTCCTTCCCATGGTGGTGCGAATGAAGCCGCTCTGAATATGCTGGCAGAAATTGGCTCTGTTGATCGTATCCCGGAATATGTCGCCAAAGCCAAGGACAAGTCTGACCCGTTCCGGTTGATGGGTTTTGGCCACCGTGTTTACAAGAATTATGACCCCCGCGCGAAAGTCATGCAGCAGGCCTGCCATGAAGTGCTGGATGCCCTGCAGATCAAGAATGAACCACTCCTTGATATCGCACTGGAGCTGGAGAAAATTGCCCTTGAAGATGAGTATTTTGTCGAGAAAAAACTCTATCCGAATATTGATTTCTACTCTGGCATTACGCTGCGGGCACTAGGCTTCCCGACCGACATGTTTACTGTGCTGTTTGCGCTCGCCCGTACTGTTGGCTGGATTGCACAATGGTCAGAGATGATAGAAGATCCGAACCAGAGAATTGGACGCCCACGGCAGATATATACTGGTGCACCTCAGCGCGACTTTATCAATCGCAATCAGCGTTAA
- the gltX gene encoding glutamate--tRNA ligase produces the protein MNSIVTRFAPSPTGYLHIGGARTALFNWLYARGEKAAGQGQFLLRIEDTDRARHNEAAVAAILDGLSWLGIDWDGEPISQFARAERHAEVARQLLSAGHAYRCWLTGEELDAARQHARENNTRFESPWRDHEGQTPDGPYAIRLKAPSSGDLRLPDQVQGEVRFSVAVLDDMVLLRSDGTPTYMLAVVVDDHDMAVTHIIRGDDHLINGARQMQLYDALGWTTPVFAHIPLIHGSDGAKLSKRHGALGVEAYRDLGYLPEGLSNYLLRLGWAHGDDEIIPVDNAKKWFDFSGINKSPARLDLDKLDYINAHYLRDLEPDRFIELATPFLQQAGLSITQEQNEQLLRAVPFLKERASNLADTATAAMFIMAAEPFDLTGKAAKPLKKEGALDTLKEVRDLLTQMSAWDETQLEEALQQHAEAKDVGFGQIGPPVRAALTGGNPSPSLGQVLYVLGRDVALARLDYQIS, from the coding sequence ATGAACAGTATTGTCACGCGCTTTGCCCCCTCCCCAACCGGGTACCTGCATATCGGCGGGGCCCGAACAGCGCTCTTCAACTGGCTGTATGCCAGAGGAGAGAAAGCAGCCGGTCAAGGTCAGTTTCTGCTCAGGATCGAAGACACAGACCGGGCTCGCCACAATGAAGCTGCCGTGGCAGCGATTCTCGACGGGCTTAGTTGGCTCGGGATTGATTGGGATGGCGAGCCGATTTCGCAATTCGCCAGAGCCGAACGTCATGCCGAAGTGGCCCGGCAGCTTCTTTCAGCAGGTCATGCCTATCGATGCTGGCTTACCGGTGAAGAACTGGATGCAGCCCGGCAGCATGCCAGAGAAAACAACACCCGTTTCGAGAGCCCGTGGCGGGATCATGAGGGCCAGACGCCTGATGGGCCATATGCTATTCGCCTCAAGGCACCCTCAAGCGGCGATCTCAGACTACCCGACCAGGTACAGGGAGAGGTGAGGTTTTCTGTCGCCGTGCTTGATGACATGGTGCTATTACGCTCAGACGGTACGCCCACATATATGCTGGCTGTGGTCGTAGACGATCACGATATGGCTGTGACGCATATCATTCGCGGCGACGATCATCTGATCAACGGCGCACGCCAGATGCAGCTTTATGACGCCTTGGGCTGGACAACACCCGTTTTCGCCCACATTCCCCTGATCCACGGCTCTGACGGTGCCAAACTGTCAAAACGCCATGGTGCGCTCGGCGTGGAAGCCTACCGTGACCTTGGGTATCTGCCAGAAGGACTGTCGAATTATTTGCTGCGTCTTGGATGGGCGCATGGTGATGATGAAATCATCCCTGTCGACAATGCGAAAAAGTGGTTTGATTTCAGTGGTATCAACAAGTCCCCGGCCCGGCTTGATCTGGACAAGCTGGACTATATTAACGCGCATTATCTGCGCGATCTTGAACCAGACAGGTTCATTGAACTGGCAACGCCATTCCTGCAACAGGCTGGTCTCAGCATTACGCAAGAACAGAATGAACAATTATTACGGGCCGTCCCATTTCTGAAAGAGCGTGCCAGCAACCTGGCAGACACCGCAACGGCCGCCATGTTTATTATGGCAGCAGAACCATTTGACCTCACAGGCAAGGCCGCCAAACCCCTCAAGAAGGAAGGTGCCCTTGATACGCTGAAAGAGGTGCGTGACCTCCTGACGCAGATGAGCGCATGGGACGAAACGCAGCTTGAAGAAGCATTGCAACAACATGCAGAAGCAAAAGATGTCGGATTCGGGCAGATTGGCCCACCGGTCAGGGCAGCTTTGACAGGGGGGAATCCCTCACCATCTCTTGGTCAGGTTTTGTATGTCCTTGGCAGAGACGTGGCCCTCGCCAGACTGGATTATCAGATAAGCTGA